CGCAATTGACGTGCTGGGCAAGGCTGGATTGAAGATTGTGCTGGGCACACCGTCGGCCACCCCGCCACGCTGGATGATTGATAAGCATCCAGATATGCTTGCTGTGGACGCAAATAATCAAACGCGAAAATTCGGATCGCGTCGCCACTATGATTTTAGCCATCTCGAATTTCGGGCCGAAGCGGTGCGCATCGCCCGTCTGATGGCCGAACGCTATGGCAAAAACCCATACATCGCCGCATGGCAAATCGACAACGAATACGACTGCCACGACACGACGCTGTCCTATTCCGAAGCTGCCAAAAAGGGTTTCCAAGATTGGCTCGCCCAGCGCTACCAATCGACCGATGCGCTGAACCGTGCGTGGGGCAACGTGTTCTGGTCGATGCAATATGACACATTCGATCAGATCGAATTGCCAAACCTGACTGTGACGGAACCGAACCATCCGCATCAATTGGCCTTCCGTCGTTATTCGTCTGACCAAGTGGTCGCGTTTAACAAAGCCCAAGTCGACGTCATTCGTCCGCACACGGACGCCCCGCTCATCCACAACTACATGGGGCGCATCACGACGTTTGATCATTGGAAAGTCGGCGCTGATCTCGATATCGCGTCTTGGGACAGCTACCCGATCGGGTTCCTGTCTGACCGGATCGAAGGGACGCCAAAGGAAAAGCAGACCTATCTGCGCCAAGGCCACCCCGATAACCAAGCCTTCCACCACGACCTGTACCGCGCCGTTGGCCGCGGCCGTATGTGGGTGATGGAACAGCAACCCGGCCCCGTAAACTGGGCGCCTTACAACCCTGCCCCGCTACCCGGAATGGCGCGTCTGTGGGCATGGGAAGCATTCGCGCATGGCGCTGAAACCGTGTGTTATTTCCGCTGGCGGCAGGCCCCCTTTGCGCAAGAACAGATGCATGCTGCCTTGCTGCGCCCCGATGCAGAACCAGCGCCTGCGCTCGCCGAAGCCGCGCAAGTGGCCGAAGAAATTGCACAACTGCCAGAGGTCGGCACAGCCGCTTCGCCCGTCGCACTTGTCTTCGATTACGAAAGCGCATGGGCATGGGACGTGCAGCCGCAAGGCGCTGATTTTGATATGTTCCGGCTCGCCTTTGCCGCCTATCGCGGGTTGCGTCGTGCGGGTCTAAGCGTGGATATCGTCCACCCCGAAACCGCCGATCTGTCCGCCTATAAACTGGTACTGGCACCCGGTCTGATGACGCTGTCCGATCCGTTCCGCGCCGCTTTGGACACATTCGACGGCATCGCCTTGATCGGTCCACGCACCGATACCAAAACGAATGAACTGGCGATTCCGACCCCGCTTGGCCCTAACCTGCCAAACACCGACGTCAGCGTCGTGATGGCCGAAAGCCTGCCGCCGTCCGATGCGATAAAACTGCAAAACGGTGGAAAATTTCTGCATTGGTTCGATCATCTCGAAGGTGACGCAGACGTTTATCTGTCCACCAAGGCGGGCCAGCCTGCGATCATGGGCAGCGACAATGTGCGTTACTTGGCCGGTTGGCCCAGTGATGACACCTTTGACCAAATCATCGGCAACCTGTGCGACACGCTTGATATTGCGACGTTCGATGTACCCAAAGGTCTGCGGATCAGGGATACCGCTACCCATCGGTTTGTGTTCAACTATGCACCGAAGGCCCGCAAATGGGGCGATGTGATCATTCCGGCAGCGGGGGTCCACTGGGAGGAAATCTAAGCCATGCATTTTGGAACCAGCAGCACAGGCGTTGACGTCGAAAAAGTGACGATCAGCGCGGGTGATCTCAGCGTCAGCATCCTGACATGGGGTGCGATTATCCAAGATGTGCGTCTGGCTGGCGTGGATCACAGCCTGACTTTAGGCTCTGACGATTTGGGCGATTACGAAGGTGGATTGCGTCATCACGGGTCGCTGATTGGCCCGATTGCGAACCGGATCAGCAATGCCCGCGTGAAAATCGACGGCATGATGTATGAACTCGAACGCAATCAGGACGGCGCGATCCATCTGCATTCCGGCGCACAGGCGACGCATCGTCGCGCTTGGACATTGGTCGATGCATCCGACACCCACGCGACGCTGACTTGCACGATGCGCGACGGCGAATGCGGCCTTCCGGGCAACCGCGATTTCACCGTCACCTACCGCGTGGCAGCCCCCGGCACGCTGTCGATGGAAATCACGGGAACAAGCGACACCACGACCGCGATGAGCTTTGCCAACCACAGCTATTGGAACCTTGATGGCAGCGACAGCTGGGACGATCACACGCTGACGGTTCACGCAGACAGCTACCTGCCGGGCACGCCACAGTGTTACCCAACAGGCGAAATCGTCGCGGTAGACGGCACACCGATGGATTTCCGCAAGCCGCGCAAAATCTCGCGGCAAACGGATATGTTCGACAACAACTTTTGCCTCGCGGATCACCGCCGCCCGCTGCATGATGCATTAACCTTAACCGGCGCATCCGGCGTATCGCTTACGATTGCGACAACCGAACCCGGCATTCAGATTTACGACAACAAAGACGGCGCGCGCCCCGGTCGGTCCACGCACGAAGGGCTCGCGCTAGAGGCACAGTTCTGGCCCGACGCCCCGAACAATCGCGATTTCCCGTCGATTATCCTGACGCCTGACCAAACCTATACGCAGGTCACAACGTGGACGTTCACGGCCTAAGTATAATCCTGCATCGTGATCCGCAGGTGTGACAGGCCAGCGGCGTCATAAAGCCGGTCGATTTCGGCCTGCTGATCCAAAAGTCCGGCAGCTTCGGTCGGCAACACATCGCCCGTCTGCAACGCCTCCGCGATGGCCTTTAGCTGGTAGCAATAGGTCGTCACTGTGGACACGTGCGCATCCGTCGTCACGCCATCAACGGTCTTGGACAGCGCCCCACCCTGATGCGGCACCAGCGGGTTCTTGAAGGTGATCGTTCCTTTACTGCCAGTCACTTCGAGGTAGGCATCAAATTCAGTGTCAGGATGCATGGACGACGAAATCTTGGCCGTCACGCCATTATCAAACGTCAGTTCCGACGCCATGGTCAGATCAACACCTGACTCTGCCAACGTCGCCTCTACCTTTGCATCGGCAATGGCCCCGCCCGCCAACTGCCGGACCCAATGCAATGGGTAGCACCCCATATCCATGATCGTGCCACCGCCCAATTCGGGACGATATTGGTTCTTTACGCCGTCGTCCGGAAATCCGACGCCGAAATGCGCGGTCATACTTTGCACTTCGCCAATATCGCCGGACGCGACCCAGTCCATGCAGGTCAAAAACGCTGGGTGATAGCGCGAATGGAACGCTTCAATCAGACGTTTTCCAGTGGATTTTGCCACGTCCACCATTGCCTGCGCTTCTGTCAGCGTCATCGCTGTGGGCTTTTCACAAATCACATGTTTGCCTGCCTGCAGCGCGCGAATGGCCCACACCGCATGATAGGCTGGCGGCAAACTGATGTAGATCGCGTCTAACGCAGGGTCCGCCAAAAGATCATCGTAACTGCCGTAAGCCGTTGGAATACCGTAGGTATCAGCATAGGTTTGCGCCTTGCCCAGATCACGTGCGGCAACGGCGGCAATACGGGTGCCTTGCACGATGCTTGCCGGATCAATGATAGCTTGGGGCGCGATCCAAGATGCGCCAAGAAGACCGATGTTCAGCATGAAGTGATCCTTTTGATCCGGGGTGTTTTCCAGCGCAATGCATAGGTCGCGCCAGATCGCGCTGCACCGTAATTCAACGTAAAAGTCGAATCCTAGGTCGCGTCATCCATCCAAAGCCGAAGCCGTTGCCCCAGATTTGGCACCGCTCTGTCGTGGGTCATAAAGGCGTCAGGCGTCATCAACGCCCACCTTTGGCCTTCGTCGCCAAACACGATCTTGCCCTCAGTCGCCGCAGGCATTTGCGCAACAAAGAACCATATCTTTTGCGTCGCATCTTGCGACCACGGCAGACATTTTTCCCAGATGATCGCGTCGCGCAGCAAGGTCAGCCCGACTTCTTCTTTGACCTCACGGGCAAGGGTTTCAAACGGGGTTTCATCCCCCTCGCGCCCGCCACCCGGAAAATCCCACAGGTTCGGGAAAGCGATGTCCGGATCATCATCCCGCAAGATCACCAACAGTTCGGCGCCTATGAACAGGGCGACTTTTGCGCCGTTAAAATCATCTATCATGCCCGCAGCGTCGCCCATTGTGACCCTGCCCTGCAAGACGTATCTTAGGACCATGCCCGCCCTTTGCCGCGAATGTTTGACCCAATTTGAAGACGGCGCACGTTGCCCGTCGTGCAGGTCGCCGCGTGTCACCCGCCACGACGAATTGTGGGACCTCAGCATCGCCCACATGGATTGCGACGCGTTCTATGCCAGTGTCGAAAAGCGCGATAATCCGGAACTTGAAGACAAACCTGTCATCATTGGCGGCGGGCGGCGGGGCGTGGTTTCAACAGCCTGCTATGTGGCGCGCATCAAAGGTGTGAAATCCGCGATGCCGATGTTCCAAGCGCTCAAACTGTGCCCCGAAGCGGTTGTCGTGAAGCCGCGGTTCGACGCCTACACCGAAGCATCACGCGCGATCCGTGCCTTGATGGATGAACTCACGCCCGTGGTTGAACCTTTGTCATTGGACGAGGCGTTCATGGACATGACCGGCACCGCGCGCCTGCATGGTGCGCCACCTGCGGTCATGCTGGCGCGACTGGTCAAGCGGATGAAGGACGAGATCGGCCTTACCGGATCAATCGGTCTGTCCCACAATAAATTCCTCGCAAAAGTCGCGTCTGATCTGGAAAAACCAAGGGGCTTTTCAATTATCGGCAAGGCGGAAACCACCGCCTTTTTGCGCCCCAAACCCGTCCGCTTGATCTGGGGCATTGGCCCCGTTGCACAGCAGTCGCTTGAAAAAGCGGGGATCAAAACCTTTGATGATTTGCTGCGCTGGGACCGCCGCGACCTGCATGACCGGTTTGGCGGAATGGGCGAACGGCTTTACGCGCTGGCCCGTGGCGAAGATGGTCGCCGGATTTCATCGCACACGCCCGTCAAAGGACTGTCGAACGAGACAACGTTCAACGAAGACACGGCAGACATCGACTTGCTGGACGGGCACCTGTGGCGCATGGCCGAAAAGGTATCCGCGCGCGCCAAAGCCAAGAACAAAGCAGGGCGCGTGGTGACGCTGAAACTGAAAACCTCGGACTTTAAGCTGGTGTCGAAACGGCAAAGCCTGCACCATCCGACCCAGATGGCCGATACCATTTACCGCACAGCACGTGGTCTGTTCGATCAGGTCAGCCATCGGGGACCGTTTCGGCTGCTGGGCGTCGGCATGTCGGAAATCGGATCGGACGGGGATGCGGATCGCGAAGGTGATCTGCTTGATCCGGATGCGGGCAAACGCGCGGATGCAGAACGGGCAGCCGACAAAATCCGCAAAAAATTTGGCGATGCCGCCATTATCAAAGGGCGTGCCTTGCGCTAACGATTGAAGGGGAAACACCCAATGCCAGACAAACACCATGCAGCGTGTCATTGCGGCGCGGTTCAGTTTGACGTCACACTGACGGACGGCCTGAACACGGCACGCCGCTGTTCATGTAGTTTTTGCCGCATGCGTGGGGCGGTGGCGGTCAGCGCCAATCTCGACGGGATCACGTTTACCAAAGGTGCCGAAAACCTGACATTGTACCAATTCAACACGGGGACGGCGAAACACTACTTCTGCTCCACATGCGGGATTTATACCCATCACCAACGGCGGTCGAATCCAAACGAATTTGGCGTCAACGTGGCCTGTCTCGACGGCGTAAGCCCCTTTGATTTCGACGAAGTGATCGTGAACGATGGCGTTAATCATCCTTCCGACAAAGGCACGGCAGCACCGATTTGCGGCACGTTGCGGTTTGTGCAGCACCACGTCGACGACTGAGACAGGCTTGCCAGCACGCGCACGACGGCTTACCCTGCTACCAATGCGAAACACGAACCTGACAGGAGGACAACGCTGATGCCACGTATCACCCGCATGCTTCAGCATGGTCCCCGCGCTGCCCTGCAAGACATTTTGCAGGGCTGATCATCGGGTGAAATATCCCACGGTCTGCCCTATCCGCCCTTTCGGGGCCACGCGCCTATGCGCAACAGACCAGAGAATTTCATGAGCATTATCAATCTACGCAACCTTGGCGTCACCCTTGGCGAACCGCTGTTTACTGACCTTAACCTAACGCTTTCCAAAGGCGACCGATTGGGGCTTGTCGCGGCCAACGGCACTGGAAAATCAACCCTTCTGGCGTGCCTGACAGGCGAACTGGAACAAACCACCGGCGACATCACAACGGCACGTGGATGCCGAATCGCAGCCGTTGCACAATATGTCCCCGACGACCGTTTGGACCAGTCACTTTACGATTTTGTGCTGTCCGCGCTCGCGCCCGAACAGCAGGATTTCGAAGGGTGGCGCGTCGACGTTGTGCTCGATGATCTGAAAATCCCGTTCGGTCTGCACCACTCCGCCTTGCGTGAATTGTCCGGCGGATGGCAACGGACCGCAATGCTGGCGGCCGCGTGGGTGACTGAACCCGACGTGTTGCTACTGGACGAACCGACGAACCACCTTGATCTGTCCCGCATCGGGCTGCTGCAAGACTGGCTATCCAGCCTTCCCCGCGATGTGCCCGTGATCATCACCAGCCATGATCGTGCGTTTCTGGATGAAACAACAAACCGCACGCTATTTCTGCGCCGCGAGGTATCACGCGATTTCGCACTCCCCTACACAAAGGCCCGCGATGCGTTGGATGAAGCCGACGCCGCAGATGAACGCCGCTTTACTAACGAGATGAAACAGGCCCAGCAGCTACGTAAACAGGCGGCCAAGCTCAAGAACGTTGGCATCAACTCCGGCTCTGATCTGCTGGTGATCAAAACGCGGCAACTGAACGAGCGCGCAGAAAAGATGGAGGCCGCAGCAAGGCCTGCCTACAAGGAACGCTCTGCCGGCGATATCAAATTGGGCAATAGCGGCACACATGCGAAGGCGTTGATCACGCTCGATAATATCCAAGTTAAGACGCCCGATAACCGCGATCTGTATATGACAGGTCAAAAATGGATCTCGCGCGGTGATCGCGTCGTTGTTCTGGGTCATAACGGTGTCGGCAAAACGCAATTGGTGCGGATGGTGCAGGCGGCGTTAGGTGGTAGC
The Rhodobacteraceae bacterium S2214 genome window above contains:
- a CDS encoding Gfo/Idh/MocA family oxidoreductase, whose translation is MLNIGLLGASWIAPQAIIDPASIVQGTRIAAVAARDLGKAQTYADTYGIPTAYGSYDDLLADPALDAIYISLPPAYHAVWAIRALQAGKHVICEKPTAMTLTEAQAMVDVAKSTGKRLIEAFHSRYHPAFLTCMDWVASGDIGEVQSMTAHFGVGFPDDGVKNQYRPELGGGTIMDMGCYPLHWVRQLAGGAIADAKVEATLAESGVDLTMASELTFDNGVTAKISSSMHPDTEFDAYLEVTGSKGTITFKNPLVPHQGGALSKTVDGVTTDAHVSTVTTYCYQLKAIAEALQTGDVLPTEAAGLLDQQAEIDRLYDAAGLSHLRITMQDYT
- a CDS encoding galactose mutarotase, whose amino-acid sequence is MHFGTSSTGVDVEKVTISAGDLSVSILTWGAIIQDVRLAGVDHSLTLGSDDLGDYEGGLRHHGSLIGPIANRISNARVKIDGMMYELERNQDGAIHLHSGAQATHRRAWTLVDASDTHATLTCTMRDGECGLPGNRDFTVTYRVAAPGTLSMEITGTSDTTTAMSFANHSYWNLDGSDSWDDHTLTVHADSYLPGTPQCYPTGEIVAVDGTPMDFRKPRKISRQTDMFDNNFCLADHRRPLHDALTLTGASGVSLTIATTEPGIQIYDNKDGARPGRSTHEGLALEAQFWPDAPNNRDFPSIILTPDQTYTQVTTWTFTA
- a CDS encoding GFA family protein, with the protein product MPDKHHAACHCGAVQFDVTLTDGLNTARRCSCSFCRMRGAVAVSANLDGITFTKGAENLTLYQFNTGTAKHYFCSTCGIYTHHQRRSNPNEFGVNVACLDGVSPFDFDEVIVNDGVNHPSDKGTAAPICGTLRFVQHHVDD
- a CDS encoding DNA polymerase IV yields the protein MPALCRECLTQFEDGARCPSCRSPRVTRHDELWDLSIAHMDCDAFYASVEKRDNPELEDKPVIIGGGRRGVVSTACYVARIKGVKSAMPMFQALKLCPEAVVVKPRFDAYTEASRAIRALMDELTPVVEPLSLDEAFMDMTGTARLHGAPPAVMLARLVKRMKDEIGLTGSIGLSHNKFLAKVASDLEKPRGFSIIGKAETTAFLRPKPVRLIWGIGPVAQQSLEKAGIKTFDDLLRWDRRDLHDRFGGMGERLYALARGEDGRRISSHTPVKGLSNETTFNEDTADIDLLDGHLWRMAEKVSARAKAKNKAGRVVTLKLKTSDFKLVSKRQSLHHPTQMADTIYRTARGLFDQVSHRGPFRLLGVGMSEIGSDGDADREGDLLDPDAGKRADAERAADKIRKKFGDAAIIKGRALR
- a CDS encoding ATP-binding cassette domain-containing protein gives rise to the protein MSIINLRNLGVTLGEPLFTDLNLTLSKGDRLGLVAANGTGKSTLLACLTGELEQTTGDITTARGCRIAAVAQYVPDDRLDQSLYDFVLSALAPEQQDFEGWRVDVVLDDLKIPFGLHHSALRELSGGWQRTAMLAAAWVTEPDVLLLDEPTNHLDLSRIGLLQDWLSSLPRDVPVIITSHDRAFLDETTNRTLFLRREVSRDFALPYTKARDALDEADAADERRFTNEMKQAQQLRKQAAKLKNVGINSGSDLLVIKTRQLNERAEKMEAAARPAYKERSAGDIKLGNSGTHAKALITLDNIQVKTPDNRDLYMTGQKWISRGDRVVVLGHNGVGKTQLVRMVQAALGGSENGIKHAPSVVTGYSDQALSQLDLTLSPLQNITHRFDVGDQRARGQLAGAGMTIAMQDAPAAKLSGGQKARLAMLVLRLTHPNFYLLDEPTNHLDIEGQEALEDELVAHGASCLLVSHDRSFIRAVGNRFWQVERNKLVEVDSPEPFFESALADH
- a CDS encoding NUDIX hydrolase translates to MGDAAGMIDDFNGAKVALFIGAELLVILRDDDPDIAFPNLWDFPGGGREGDETPFETLAREVKEEVGLTLLRDAIIWEKCLPWSQDATQKIWFFVAQMPAATEGKIVFGDEGQRWALMTPDAFMTHDRAVPNLGQRLRLWMDDAT
- a CDS encoding beta-galactosidase; the protein is MNRTLGVCYYPEHWPEDRWETDAAQMVANGLTWVRIGEFAWSLMEPTPGTYDWGWLDRAIDVLGKAGLKIVLGTPSATPPRWMIDKHPDMLAVDANNQTRKFGSRRHYDFSHLEFRAEAVRIARLMAERYGKNPYIAAWQIDNEYDCHDTTLSYSEAAKKGFQDWLAQRYQSTDALNRAWGNVFWSMQYDTFDQIELPNLTVTEPNHPHQLAFRRYSSDQVVAFNKAQVDVIRPHTDAPLIHNYMGRITTFDHWKVGADLDIASWDSYPIGFLSDRIEGTPKEKQTYLRQGHPDNQAFHHDLYRAVGRGRMWVMEQQPGPVNWAPYNPAPLPGMARLWAWEAFAHGAETVCYFRWRQAPFAQEQMHAALLRPDAEPAPALAEAAQVAEEIAQLPEVGTAASPVALVFDYESAWAWDVQPQGADFDMFRLAFAAYRGLRRAGLSVDIVHPETADLSAYKLVLAPGLMTLSDPFRAALDTFDGIALIGPRTDTKTNELAIPTPLGPNLPNTDVSVVMAESLPPSDAIKLQNGGKFLHWFDHLEGDADVYLSTKAGQPAIMGSDNVRYLAGWPSDDTFDQIIGNLCDTLDIATFDVPKGLRIRDTATHRFVFNYAPKARKWGDVIIPAAGVHWEEI